The Littorina saxatilis isolate snail1 unplaced genomic scaffold, US_GU_Lsax_2.0 scaffold_2159, whole genome shotgun sequence genomic interval GCAaccaacacacaccaaaacacaccaaaacacacaccatTCCAAAGGCCAATGCGATAGAGAGTAAGCAATTTGCACATAAATGAACAAGTGTTTAGTTATGTTTGTAAAATTCCATCCTTTCAGATCAGCAGTTATCCTCTTTCTGATCCATGTTTAGATTGAAACATACAAACAATCTTTACATTTTCATGATagtattatgagttattttttttttttcatttttttttttcaagttttcttttcttttatttctagTCTTAATGTTAGACAAAAACAGCTGAATAGCTAGCTAAAGTATCCTTCAACAGTAGATGACGACATACAACTTACGCAGGAGCAATTTGATTATTCAAATTCCTTTTTGAATTCTCTCTAAATTCTATCCTTGTTCAATTGTCTAAATTCCGGTTTGTTTTACTGACATAAATTTCTGTTTTTAATTATCTCAATCCTGCTACAATGATCTCAAATCCTGTTTTAATCATCtcaattggtttaaacaatgtttgaagagtaagaattttgttttgttctcactatcatttgcttatgaagatcatgatgttgttctattgcttagtcagtcctagaaataatgtcctagacctgtcttaccttgctgttaacagtatttttgccctctttcattacgatgctatggtatttctgtgggtctccacatgtgtttgtttataaggcggaagtgacctccccttgtacacaataggccctcagaggaagcctacggacagactagaatagaacatgcacataacacagaatgtctgcacagcacacacacacacacagcaatacagcacaccgtcttgtacctccttctgccctgccgaagtcggggtatcctttttaatccaccgaacaattaatatccacagccatgtgtgtctcctgcctccgaacacacacgctacagagctcgactcgatgtgcgcagtttcgtataaaaattattttccaaatttccccactgtgttttataaaataatcatactatgaaagcacatacattcttatcttagttgttatgtattcattgttagtaaacatcggcattattcatgttttactttaaacgcaatcattgttatttatagatcacaggcacctgatgtaagtaggtcacacacgtgtaaatgttgtgcccagtccttgtttttgtttctgttattattttagttagcaggtctagttgagcacgtattaagtatcatgtacccactactagtcattgtgcattttagttaatggactgatgatgtcatttgtatggagtcgacgcacgtgcgaggatatgtatgtgtgggagggggggggggcgcgggagatggaagcttgctgtatgttatgtaatgtatatattgtgtgtgatacgtggaaatgtgatactatttatttgcatgtatgatacaggtacaaatgtgataattgtaggcttatactagtgattactgtgtgtgatacatgaaatgtgatatgaatgctgtttttatatgttatactcttactttctcccaagcgcaagacaaattcttccatgaaaattgaagccaataaaatttgagttgagttgagttgagttaatATTGTACATGTTCAGTAAATGTACATCGACATaaggtgaaaacaacaacaggccGACTTAATCATcaattatgagttatttctaatatgctgagtgttagcaaatgataacagaaatTTTCGAGAAAATGGACATGATCATGAGCCGGTAGCCGTTCTGTTAGTATGATTTTCGGCAATACGTGCCTGTTGTAATTTGCTAACAATTAGCATAATTATtcgaaataacggttttattgcCTGTCAATCATGATCCTGCAATTAAGATGACATCATTTAATTGCAGCTCATCTGCTCTTATTTGCTGTGGCCTGTGGTTTTTCTCATCGGTGTACCCATGCAAGACTGCCAAGTTGTTGCTCGTATGCTGGGCATCAAGATTTTCATCAATGAATTCATTGCTTACTCGGATCTGGGTCATGTAAGAGCCAACCGTGTTGCGCTGGAGAGTCACGTGGCTAACAACGGGACGTGGCGATTGGCTGATTTCGGTGACGGAATGGAGCTTCTAGGAACCAATACTACCCTTGTCGGCGGAGTGATATTGGTAAATGATATATGTTTGTATtgaacctgtgtgtgtgtgtgtgtgtgtgtgtgtgtgtgtgtgtgtgtgtgtgtttgtgcgtgcgtgcgtgcgtgcgtgtgtgcgtgcgtgcgtgcatgcgtgcgtgcgtgcatgtgtgtgtgcgtgcgtgcgtgagtgtgtatgtgtgtgtgtgtgtgtgtgtgttcgtgcgtgtgtgcgtgcgtttatgTTAAAGGTTTGGGGCTAGAAGTGTGTTTTGACCagttataccccccccccctgctcgcTTTGTCTCAATGATGTGTACTTTCATTGTAATTGCAAGACGACAGGATGAAAATAGCTTCTGTGTCCAATGCTTCTCAAAATGGTGCATGGAGATTGCTCGGCATAACTCACTTAATGTTGTCAATGTTTGCCTCGCGTATTTTCCCTTGTCACTACGAGGGCTGTCTCAAAAGTTCGTAGCTTAAGCATGAAAGAACGAGAGCAGGCTATGAAATAGACACACATTTGCAACTCCCTTACCCTGTAGAAGGTTACACACAAAATGTCATTATGTATTCGTCATCCTCATGACGTCATCACAGTGTTCTAACTGCCACCgcctaaaacaacaacaacaacaacaacaacaacaacaacaaaacaaaaacaaaaaaacaacaacgggCAAGACGAAGTGCTAAGTGGCACAGCATTTGCACAAACAGGCCTCACGTGCCTAACATTGATGATGTAACAGATTGTGATGGTTAATCCTGCTCATGGGGAGAAGGCGCCTTAATCCTTTGCTATGTGGTTCAAAGCCGCAGTCGTGAATTGTTTACTTGGCAACGGCTGACTTACGTGCAGGTTCACTGTTTTGGGAAAAAACCACACATCTGTACGGGGCTTTCCAAAATCTTTTAGCGATGATCCTCTCTCGCCTCGAGTAGCACTCTCATGTGGCAGTCTGACTACTTTCAAGAAAATCCATAATACAACAATCCTGTGTTAGGCAGATGCCATGACATTATGACTTCGTATTTGATTTTGTAAGCTTTTGATTCTCCTCTACATTAAGATAAATATAATTATTACTTTTATTATTCGTtatcgtagaagtagtagtacggtagtagtagtagtagtagtagtagtagtagtagtagtagtagtagtagtagtagtagtagtagtagtagtagtagtagttgtagtagtagtagtagtagtagtagtagtagtagtagtagtacttttgttgttgtttttagtatTTATTCATCATTACTTTTTTCTGCCCAGGTCCGAGATGCTGGCAACCTACGCACTGTGCggattagtagtagtagtagtagtagtagtagtagtagtagtagtagtagtagtatttatttattattactTTTTTTCAGCCCAGATCCGAGATGCTGGCAACCTACGCACTGTGCGGATTCTCCGACCTTGTGGCTCTTGGAATCATGTCGGCTGCTCTCAGCACTGTCGCCCCTGTTCGCCGCCATGACATCCTGCAGGTGGCGCCTCGTGCGCTCATTTCCGGTGTGGTGGCATGTCTGCTAACAGCCGCCATGGCAGGCCTAGTGGCAGAGGCGTGATGACTTAAATGTCGGactcatggtgtgtgtgtgtgtgtgtgtgtgtgtgtgtgtgtatgtgtgtgtgtgtgtgtgcctatatgtgtgtgtgtgtttgtgcgtgtgtgtgtgtgcgtgtgtttgtatgtgtgtctgtgtgtgtgtgtgtgtgtgtgtgtgtgtgtgtgtgtgtgtgtgcgcgtctgCTTGTTTGTGCTTTAGCGATGATCCACTTGCACGTCCGGCCATGAGAATGAACAGGGTCTCCAACTGACGCTCCACGGCACGGTTCATTGATACCGCCTCTGAGCCAAATCACATAACTAATTACTTAACCCGAgtcaagcatgcacacacacacacacacacacacacaaatacacacacacgcacacacacacagacacacacacacacacacacacacacacacacacacacacacacacacacacacacacacacacgtacgtgcacacacatgacacacacacacacacacacagacacacacatacacacacacacacacacacacacacacacacacacatacacacactgacacacataccaGAAGCTACCAGAACTTCCCGGCAATCGGCAATGGAAAATATGATACAAACTAGCGTTTGTGGTCTACCGACTCCTCTCTGAGAGGCATTGCAATTTACCTTCAAGTTCTTCAACAGACAACTATAACAGAGAAACGGACGAAGAAATTACATGGATGAACACATAATACTGACCGACCACTCCCTGCGTCTCTCACAGACGGAACAGTTTCAGACCTGGCCGCGCCTTTGTATGTCTTGGTGCTTTATTTGCAAAGGTCGCTAGTTAGACAGCCCTGTTGCTactagtggggctcctatgttgcaaaatcattcaaatcatgcaacaaacaccaaattaagcaaatatgaagagttttatgtgcttaacaaaacctgatacagagccatcgcgaaaaataaacaagtcgcgtaaggcgaaaatacaatatttagtcaagtagctgtggaactcacagaatgaaagtgaacgcaatgccatttttcagcaagaccgtatactcgtagcatcgtcagtccaccgctcatggcaaaggcagtgaaattgacaagaagagcggggtagtagttgcgctaagaaggatagcacgcttttctgtacctctctttgttttaactttctgagcgtgtttttaatccaaacatatcatatctatatgtttttggaatcaggaatcgacaaggaataagatgaaagtgtttttaaattgatttggaaaatttaattttgataataatttttatatatttaattttcagagcttgtttttaatccgaatataacatatttatatgtttttggaatcagcaaatgatggagaataagataaacgtaaatttggatcgttttataaatttttttttttttttacaattttccgatttttaatgaccaaagtcattaattaatttttaagccaccaaggtgaaatgcaataccgaaccccgggcttcgtcgaagaatacttgaccaaaatttgaaccaatttggtttaaaaatgagggcgtgacagtgccgcctcaactttcacgaaaagccggatatgacgtcatcaaagacatttatcaaaaaaatgaaaaaaacgttcggggatttcatacccaggaactctcatgtcaaatttcataaagatcggtccagtagtttagtctgaatcgctctacacacacacacagacacacacacacacacacatacaccacgaccctcgtctcgattcccccctctacgttaaaatatttagtcaaaacttgactaaatataaaaatgggtagtttttaaaaaaaaaattcaaaatggccgccagtgtaaacggttgggtatgttaggcatatttcacttcatgtgattaacagcaaatttggcgtaaatggacatttgcttttgcttaacaaaacctgatacagagccaccgtgaaaaaattaagaaatcagtagtttttttacaattttcaaaatggccaccaataaaagggtatttaggcatttttgatgctacaagacattctcttgcaatagaaactaacacaaacacatttttaaacaaaacaatacatgtattgttggtgcagagaatgattggacggtgtgggtggcagggttgaagaatttgtggattacctaaactgtgcaaaaataaatatattgcaccaatgttcataccaaaacgaaaacattcattcctgtgctgttatattcaatgtatgctattgagggcactcaacttggctaactggaacacttttcaGATAAAAgatggcctttacatgggttatttgaccgccgcccaaataagggtacccccaaaataaaactgataaaaatgtaatgtatcaactcaaaagtcgactaaaattcataatcgctgtatttcgaaaacgttgtttgttctcattccggcaagtgtctatactcaaaagaaactttggcagtacttgaaacaaccatctgtcatatatacatgcgaagtcaaaaatatgtgggatgtaagtcaacaaacctgtggcagtttttaaaatattatttcgtgaagatttgaaagtgtactcaaacggttgaactacgcctcgtgcgtagacacacattcctgaaagtttcaacgcaacccacttggtcattgctaaaatacatggattttagttgacttgggtatccctcaaatttgacacataaacatctcatccgtgagatcgacacatacatcagtaggtacaatggcacaacactagaaatatgcaagatggcgaaataaaacaacctgttctggatggataatcaagttgactttctcttcgtatacaacagtgacccagttgtgcctcaggaattgtcgtcggctttttaaaaggtacccgaagtttttgtcacatctctttgtcacgtcaagggtatccttattttgacggcgtaaatgatgatgttaaaaaaaaatgtgccagatagcgaagatgcgagcctttaatggcatagacagtttgaataaaatgacacaggaataaaagtttgagttggggtatgaaaatgggtgcaataatatttttgcacagtttagatgctgacagttttcacaggcatgcaagcacatttgcagagagctgtgctctgcagtccttcttagcagcatttgcagcgttttgttgtacagctcttcttgcaggcacacctcatgagttctcggcacacgctggatacctcttgaaagctcgtccagaatgactcccactttccagccttgaactgccagcccacagagtttggaagtctaatgggtagatggctcttctcaatctcatgtcctgcagcagcacctcacttgtaaggggattatggtcaatttggcagctctttttactgaagaggtaccgtctagcactgtttacacccagtacgttgctggttttgtcctacaaatgtacaccaaaaagctcttgtgctgccctgtcagtggtactcagcttacaaagaggagcagacaacctgaagaaagtttgagtgacgtcttcaaatgcttgccatacttcccaagccttctgattccccaataccattgaagacgacatagtgtcacagcctgtaaggctatgcaaaatgggcagacagggtgacttctcttggccaatggctttggcaatgtggcgatacacttcacgagcagaaaaaaatgcaacacagctggaatgagaagcagactgtctggcctcctctacatccatggtgcaggaaatcagcctgtggtacccttcacacaaaagatgaaaagtgacatttttatttgaatgtatttgaataatgtttactatctcagagagtcggtcaaagccgggttagcaagtcttcacaccaaaatgaaagaaaattatatttcatgaattcgtataattcttactgtttcaggttaaaaaacaaacaaacacagtttccagtgacccaactgattctggaatctttctgaccgctacatttattcgcttcaaacagtcgctaacagaatgctgaccatagtgagggttcgtacgttaaacccatcaaattcacagaggtcgcttacaaatgatgtgcaaacatgttccaattaatacaaataaa includes:
- the LOC138955145 gene encoding sodium/nucleoside cotransporter 1-like, with translation VSANHLISASFMSAPAALAVSKLFYPSDTHVRKKVNIKDIARPGTGLVDAATTGAVAAIGVVSHILVTVIAFISLLAFVNATLEWFGERVGLVPPYYPQLTFQLICSYLLWPVVFLIGVPMQDCQVVARMLGIKIFINEFIAYSDLGHVRANRVALESHVANNGTWRLADFGDGMELLGTNTTLVGGVILPRSEMLATYALCGFSDLVALGIMSAALSTVAPVRRHDILQVAPRALISGVVACLLTAAMAGLVAEA